The genome window GGAGAGCGTAGATTTCTCAGATGGAGCTGCGTGTAAAGAATTGGCGAGAGCGATATTGAAGTTCGGGGAGATATATGAGAGGATTGAGAGCTCGAAGCAGCAACAGATGATGGAGTTGGAGAAGCAGAGGATGGAGTTCACTAAGGACCTTGAGTTTCAGAGGATGAACATGTTCATGGATGCTCAATTGGAGATCGAGAAATCGAAGCGAGCTAAGTACTCGCCGAGCTCAGGTGATAATTTTGTAAGAGACTCAGTTTTCGCGTATTTGTTTAGTGATTCgtatttttcttgatttaatTTGTGAGCAATTTGGACCTTGTTTTTGAATTATGAATAAAAGTGAGAAATTTGGATTTGATTGTATAGTTTTGTGGGGATTATGTGGTGAAAGTTGGGTGGTATTTGTGGGCATTATGAAACTAATGTacaaagaagagagagcagTGTTGCAGTGTGTGAGAAGGAATGATTTGGATTTTCCTGTACTTCTCATTGATTTAATGTGGGTTTGATATTATGTTCAAACGGTTTAagtgttttttagtttttttatttttaaatagtatCAAAtgatttttccttaatttttgaTGAGTTTCGTTCGGCCTGGAAATACGAGATCTCAATTCTTATTTTATCAGTTTACTTAAACGAGAATGTGGGATGATCGAAGTTTTGGATTTATGTGTTTGATGGTGTTTAATCTCATTGAGGCCATTGGTGAAGCCACTAAGAGAGAACCCAATGTTGGTCCAATATCCAGGTTTGGCCTGGAAGACAGTTGAACAGCTCAAATTCAACATGCACTGTCAAAACCTAATGTAATTGTAGCCCTGAGGTAGGGTTTTGTTGGGTTGCGGGCAATTTGCCGGGGCTCAGGTTGGCGGTAAAATCCCAATTTTCCTGAATTGTGTCTCTAGTAATTTGAAGCTGTGATGACTGTAAAACTTTTGAGACATGATAGGAATTTTAAGCCAGAGAGGACATGATCACATGAAGCTGGGGCTTATGTTGATTTGATAGGAATTTGGTTGGAATGACTTTCAAGTCAGAGAGGGCATGATCAGAATTTGATGGGATTGAATCACCCAGGTAATTAGTCTTGTCAATTTAGTTTTGAGACAAGATTGTGCATCTAAAGCGTGCATGGCTAATAATAGTTACCTGCaatgctaaatatttttgcatttctgtgattgaaattttgcaagatAGATGAATGTTGTAAACCTATTTCTTTGACACCTGGGATCATGGCATAACCTATAAACAAATCTTAATGTAGTATCATTGAATACTTACGTTGGGTAAGCCAGTACCCATAATTTCACTCTATTCTAAATGTGGAAGTGCTCTGTATACCCATTTTAGAGAGTTGTTATTGATAGCAGATGAACTTTAAGAATTTTCTTCATGGTATTTGATCTCTTTGCCAAAACCAGAAAAGTGGGGGCAAACCAAAGAGAAAACAGAACTTGGTGGTGTGTGCTATCTTCTAATTTCTTCCTTTATCATTGTTTCTAATTAGTTGTTTATTGCCTAAATCTGCGGGTGCAGCCTAAGGCCATCTCTTCTATGTCTATTAAAGTTCATGATGCTGATAGACTTGGCATAACCTTCCAATTAGTCTAATAAGGTTCTTTTTGTGAATTTTGCATACCTTAAACAGGGAAGAAGTTATAAGCTGAGATTGCACGAATGCTTTTCGTTCTTCAAGTGGGGAAGTACAGCCTCTTGATCTCTTTTGAAACATGCTTTCGAACTCTTCTGTTTAAAAGACATGTTGTCCATGAAAGCTTTTGAACATGATGTGGCAGTGTTGTATAATTGTTGTAACATTCAGTGTACATGATTAGTTATTTTGCCACATATCATATCCTGTACTTGTGTTTTGTAATTACCGTGTGATTAATGCTACTTTCTTTATTCATAGATCTCAAAGTTTCTGTTATGAAGTGCGGAGGAATGGGACGCTTGTTTCGGACATGAAGTAAAGCGATGTTGCTTCAACTTGTCTGTGGTCCTATGGATTATGTTTATGGCTTTATGCAAAACCTGCTCattatgataaaaataaaattagggcaaaacttaggtacaaatacaatatattagactttcccaattaaatttaaaaatatgatttcataGACCAGTGAAGCACAAACCATGTTTTTTTTCAAGAGCAATAAAATCCAATGCAACCATGCGTTTAAATTTAGTTGGGGACCTAATATACTGTATCTAAGGAACTTACCAAAGTTTTATTcgttaaaattttaactttagtTCTAGTCACTTGAGACATCTGGATATTTAcatgacaaaataaaatctacAATTTTTTATAGCTATTGACTAACACTGGAGGTATGTCTAATGGAAACTAAGAAAGTTGTAATTTGGTAAAGAAAGTAAGAAACTAGAcgcccttattattattattattattattattattattattattattttggcgAAGAAGGAACTATAAACTTGTCAGCAACTAACTGTGgtattttgcatttttctgTGTTGCATATTAACCTCCTGATTACCATCTAATGTTGAGAATGTTTTGCAGGGTTTAAGCTTTTTCCATTGCTAAGTTACTCACGCTCTCCATGGGTTTAAACCTTTTAAGTCTAGTCAATAGGAGGACTTTTTGAGTTTGTGCCGTGTATTGACATTTATGCATTTTTATAAGATGGCAACAGAGTTGTTAGGATAAGCAGTAGAGTTTCTATCCCTCCAAATGGCAATTAGTTTTGATCAATTGCTGAACATTTCCAACACGCTAATTAGTCATTAGTAGCGGACAAGAAATTTGGGGCATAGGAAATTGTTAATACGTTGTTTTGGCAACCATTACAAGATTTGAGATGCGCTTTAGACTAAAGAGAAACTTTGGATTCGCattgcaacaaaaaaatgttgatgGCACGTTGTGGGGTTAGTGAAATCATAGCCAATGCTCTTTGTTGCATGAAAACAGTGAGCACCGACTCTTACTAAATTCTACTTTCAAACAAGCAAGGCCAAAATGTATTATTGTCCTTTATTGGAAATGAATGCTGAGATATGTTGGTACAGCAAGATTGAATGCTCAAGCTGCTCTGCCTTCTGTTGCACTCTGGTCAGAGGATAAGATAGCAATTCAGATCGCCGAATTTGAAAACAATAAGATTATACGATTcctatcaaacaaaaaaaaaaaataaataaataatttattcacacacataacaataacaacaaatcaagctttaatcctaaatttttaaattttttgaagtcaACTGTGGAACGGTCACACGTATATAAGGGAAAAGTGGTTAACTGATAacaatttatgttaaaaaaattatgccaaAAGTTTTGCAGTAGCTGCAATATGAATATATGATCCTTTGCTGAATCAAAGTGGATCATATTGGTAATTTGGTATTTACTCTGGCTAGGTCTTGCGAGTACAACAgcacaatttttatcaatttctgGAATTAGGACTTTAAAATTGCAAATCTATAGGTACGGTTTTAGTTATTTTTCTAGATTATTTTCTAGATTatgaaatgaacatatataaaaatatgctAGTTGTATCTTATTACATGACTAAAGCAAACATTAGGAGAAGCATTCTAAGTTCTAACTCTCTAGGTAGTAATGAAATATTTACTCAATTCTTGATTAAGAACATAAATTTAAAGCCACGTTCATCAAATTACCATGAGAGAGCATAAATCATGAATCACAAATCATAATACATATGGGATTTGGCCAAAATCATTCACTGGTCCATATCGGCTCAAATCAGATGGACTCTGGCTGAAACTATAACTCAGTCCATTGCAAGAAAAAGCATCAGGGAAAGGAGCTATGCTAATGCGATCATCCAAGATAGTTgaagatgataaagaagaaggtgttgatgatgatgaagcaACAGCTGCATAACGAGACAGACGAGCTCTAGCAATGGCTAGTTCATGTTGAAGCTCAACCATCTTTCTTTGCAACAAAGCTATGGCACCAATGCACCCATAAACTGGGTCTCTAAGCCTTGCCTCGGCCTCATATGCAAGTGAATTCACCGTGTCCTCACGTTGCTCCTCTGGCACTTCCATGAGGATCTTGCTTACATTGCTTGCTCCAAACACCTTGTGAACCTTGGCAAATTTCTTTGGCTCATCGGAGCGAAAATAAGGTGCAAATATACAATTGGGGGTGCATCTTCTTTTCAAGAATTTGCAAGCTGCACAAGAAGAACTTGAACGGGGCTCATGACTCTTCATGGTTTCAGTTCATCCACTTATGTCCTATCCTTCTCACTTCGACACCATCTCTTATATATAGGCATGCGATTCTTGTATTGAATTGATTGTT of Quercus lobata isolate SW786 chromosome 8, ValleyOak3.0 Primary Assembly, whole genome shotgun sequence contains these proteins:
- the LOC115957522 gene encoding LOB domain-containing protein 21, encoding MKSHEPRSSSSCAACKFLKRRCTPNCIFAPYFRSDEPKKFAKVHKVFGASNVSKILMEVPEEQREDTVNSLAYEAEARLRDPVYGCIGAIALLQRKMVELQHELAIARARLSRYAAVASSSSTPSSLSSSTILDDRISIAPFPDAFSCNGLSYSFSQSPSDLSRYGPVNDFGQIPYVL